The following proteins are encoded in a genomic region of Clostridium kluyveri:
- a CDS encoding branched-chain amino acid aminotransferase, whose translation MGKTINIDWNELGFDYIKTDFRYISVWKDGSWDDGKLVEDNMLTISEGSPALHYGQQCFEGLKCYRRKDGKIQLFRPDQNAKRLNNSCRRLLMPEIPEEKFISACVQVAKANEEYVAPHGTGATLYIRPFIIGVGDNIGVKPAEEYIFCVFCCPVGPYFKGGVTPVNFMISDYDRAAPYGTGAAKVGGNYAASLLPHENSAKRGFADCIYLDPATHTKIEEVGAANFFGITKDSKFVTPKSPSILPSITKYSLLYIAKEYLGMQVEERDVYIDKIDEFAEAGACGTAAVITPIGGIEYKDKLHVFYSETEVGPVTKKLYDTLYGIQFGDVEAPQGWIIEISSDF comes from the coding sequence ATGGGTAAGACTATAAATATTGATTGGAATGAGCTGGGATTTGATTATATCAAAACAGATTTCAGATATATTTCTGTTTGGAAAGATGGCAGCTGGGATGATGGAAAACTAGTAGAAGATAATATGCTTACTATAAGTGAAGGTTCACCAGCGCTTCATTATGGACAACAATGTTTTGAGGGATTGAAATGTTATCGTAGAAAAGATGGGAAAATACAATTATTTAGACCTGATCAAAATGCAAAGCGGCTAAACAATAGCTGTAGACGTTTATTAATGCCTGAAATACCAGAAGAAAAATTTATTAGTGCATGTGTTCAGGTTGCAAAAGCTAATGAAGAATATGTTGCGCCTCACGGTACAGGAGCTACTCTTTACATTAGACCATTTATAATAGGAGTGGGAGATAATATTGGAGTTAAACCAGCAGAAGAGTATATATTTTGTGTATTCTGTTGCCCAGTAGGACCTTATTTTAAAGGAGGAGTTACACCTGTTAACTTTATGATTTCAGATTATGATAGAGCAGCACCTTATGGTACAGGAGCAGCAAAAGTTGGAGGAAATTATGCTGCAAGCTTACTTCCTCATGAAAATTCTGCTAAGAGAGGTTTCGCAGATTGTATATACCTTGATCCTGCTACCCATACTAAAATAGAAGAAGTAGGAGCAGCAAATTTTTTTGGAATTACCAAAGATAGTAAATTTGTAACACCAAAGTCACCATCTATATTGCCTAGTATTACAAAATATTCTTTATTATATATAGCTAAGGAATATTTAGGTATGCAGGTTGAGGAAAGAGATGTTTACATAGATAAGATAGATGAGTTTGCTGAAGCCGGAGCATGTGGTACAGCAGCTGTAATAACTCCTATTGGGGGTATAGAGTATAAAGATAAGCTTCATGTATTCTACAGTGAAACAGAAGTAGGTCCTGTAACTAAAAAACTTTATGATACACTCTATGGTATTCAATTTGGAGATGTAGAGGCTCCACAAGGGTGGATCATAGAGATATCAAGTGATTTTTAG
- the prfB gene encoding peptide chain release factor 2 (programmed frameshift), translating to MLIQLEETISKLNELSEIVKEIKESLDLDNLRNKIEEFQAKMQEPNFWDNIDDAQRIASEEKNLESRLNKYNLLSQSIEDAKVLLEIIREEEDILSFEEVVKDIKDIEFQVEIFRTEILLCGEYDKNNAILNLHVGVGGTDAQDWTEMLLRMYIRWAEKMGYKVNIIDMLEAEDAGIKSVSLNIIGEFAYGYLKSEKGIHRLVRISPFNANGKRQTSFASVEILPELTGDQDIEIRPEDLKVDTFRSGGAGGQHVNKTESAVRITHIPTGIVVQCQNERSQHYNKEQALKILKAKLVELKERAHKDRIEDLTGELKDMGWGSQIRSYVFHPYNLVKDHRTGVESSNVSSVMDGDIDNFIKGYLKQQSGK from the exons ATGTTGATTCAACTAGAAGAAACCATTAGTAAACTGAATGAATTATCAGAAATTGTAAAAGAAATAAAGGAGTCTCTT GACTTAGATAACTTAAGAAATAAGATAGAGGAATTTCAGGCAAAGATGCAAGAACCTAATTTTTGGGATAATATAGATGATGCCCAGAGAATAGCAAGTGAAGAAAAAAACTTGGAGAGTAGACTAAATAAATATAACCTATTATCACAGAGTATAGAAGATGCTAAGGTTCTATTGGAAATTATAAGAGAGGAAGAAGATATTTTATCCTTTGAAGAAGTCGTGAAGGATATAAAGGATATAGAATTTCAAGTTGAAATATTTAGAACAGAAATACTTTTATGTGGAGAATATGACAAAAATAATGCCATATTAAATCTACATGTGGGAGTAGGTGGCACAGATGCTCAGGATTGGACTGAAATGCTTCTTAGAATGTACATAAGATGGGCAGAAAAAATGGGATATAAGGTAAATATCATAGATATGCTTGAGGCAGAAGATGCCGGTATAAAGAGTGTATCCCTTAACATTATTGGGGAGTTTGCCTATGGATATTTAAAAAGTGAAAAGGGTATTCATCGTTTAGTCAGAATATCTCCCTTTAATGCCAATGGGAAAAGGCAGACTTCTTTTGCATCTGTGGAGATTTTGCCTGAACTGACAGGGGATCAGGATATAGAAATAAGACCTGAAGATCTGAAAGTGGATACATTTAGATCAGGGGGTGCAGGAGGACAGCATGTAAATAAAACTGAATCTGCGGTGAGGATAACTCATATACCTACTGGAATAGTTGTACAGTGCCAAAATGAAAGAAGTCAGCATTATAATAAAGAACAAGCATTAAAAATTTTAAAGGCCAAATTAGTAGAACTGAAAGAAAGAGCACACAAAGATAGAATAGAGGATCTTACGGGAGAACTTAAAGATATGGGATGGGGAAGTCAGATAAGATCTTATGTATTCCATCCATATAATTTGGTGAAAGATCATAGGACCGGCGTAGAAAGTAGTAATGTATCTTCTGTAATGGATGGTGATATAGATAATTTTATAAAAGGTTATTTAAAACAACAAAGTGGTAAATGA
- the secA gene encoding preprotein translocase subunit SecA encodes MKLFQKIFGSYSQREVKRIMPIVDKIDALDSKVQALSNEQLRNKTDEFKERLDKGESLDSILPEAFAVVREVGFRAVGLKQYREQLIGGIVIHQGRIAEMKTGEGKTLVATAPAYLNALTGKGVHIVTVNDYLAKRDRDTMAPIYEALGLKVGVILHDMSQSQRQEAYNCDITYGTNSEFGFDYLRDNMVIYKEERVQRKLNFAIVDEVDSILIDEARTPLIISGEGEKSTEFYNIANGFAKSLEKEDYKVDEKANAVMLNDTGIKKAETFFSLENYADPENMEIQHYVVQALKANYIMKRDKDYMVKNGEVLIVDEFTGRMMEGRRYSDGLHQAIEAKEGVKVERESKTLATITYQNYFRIFNKLSGMTGTAQTEENEFRHIYGLDVIVIPTHKPIVRKDFPDVVYKSAKGKFKAIADEIYETYKKGQPALVGTVSIEKSELLSDMLKKRGVPHQVLNAKFHEKEADIISYAGQKGTVTIATNMAGRGTDIKLGKGVVALDGLKIIGTERHESRRIDNQLRGRSGRQGDPGMSRFYVSLEDDLMRIFGSDRLQGIVEKLGLKDDEAIESKMVSNAIENAQKKVEGNNFDIRKTLLQYDDVINKQREIIYKQRSQVLEGEDLKNDVQDMIKSLINSIVDSHISGIEEEFEDEIVKLIEYMEDVYVPKDSVKKEDIINLSNEAIKDKFIDIAEKIYEQKEIEFTSEQMREIERVILLRVVDTRWMDHIDDMEHLKRAIGLRAYRQQEPAQAYQFEGSEMFEEMIYNIKLDTVKYLMHVQIERAPERERVVKNVITNQESDSTRKTPVKREKTVGRNDLCPCGSGKKYKNCCGRTV; translated from the coding sequence ATGAAACTTTTTCAAAAAATATTTGGCTCATACAGCCAAAGAGAAGTAAAGAGAATTATGCCTATAGTTGATAAAATAGATGCTTTAGATTCAAAGGTTCAGGCATTAAGCAATGAACAGCTAAGAAATAAAACGGATGAATTCAAAGAACGATTGGATAAAGGAGAATCATTAGATTCAATATTGCCTGAAGCTTTCGCAGTTGTCAGGGAAGTGGGGTTTAGAGCTGTAGGGTTAAAGCAGTATAGAGAACAACTTATAGGGGGAATAGTTATTCATCAGGGAAGAATAGCAGAAATGAAAACCGGTGAAGGTAAAACTCTTGTTGCTACTGCACCAGCATATTTAAATGCTCTCACAGGTAAGGGAGTCCATATAGTTACGGTAAATGATTATCTTGCAAAAAGAGACAGAGATACCATGGCACCCATATATGAAGCATTAGGACTTAAAGTAGGAGTTATTTTACATGATATGAGTCAATCACAGAGACAGGAGGCCTATAATTGTGATATAACCTATGGAACTAATAGTGAATTCGGATTTGATTATTTGAGAGATAATATGGTTATTTACAAGGAAGAAAGAGTTCAAAGAAAACTAAATTTTGCTATAGTAGATGAAGTTGACTCAATTTTGATTGATGAAGCCAGAACACCACTTATTATTTCTGGAGAAGGGGAAAAATCAACAGAATTTTATAACATTGCCAATGGATTTGCAAAATCTCTAGAAAAGGAAGATTATAAAGTAGATGAAAAAGCAAATGCAGTAATGCTTAATGACACAGGGATAAAAAAAGCGGAAACTTTTTTTAGTCTTGAAAATTATGCTGACCCAGAAAATATGGAAATACAACACTATGTAGTGCAGGCTTTAAAGGCCAATTATATAATGAAAAGAGATAAAGACTATATGGTGAAAAATGGAGAAGTGCTTATAGTAGATGAATTTACAGGAAGAATGATGGAAGGCAGAAGGTATAGTGATGGACTTCATCAAGCCATAGAAGCAAAGGAAGGAGTTAAGGTAGAAAGGGAATCTAAAACCTTAGCTACTATTACTTATCAAAATTATTTTAGAATATTTAATAAGTTGTCTGGTATGACAGGTACTGCACAAACAGAAGAAAATGAATTCAGACATATATATGGATTAGATGTAATAGTTATACCTACTCACAAACCTATAGTGAGAAAAGATTTTCCAGATGTGGTGTATAAGAGTGCAAAAGGCAAATTCAAAGCCATAGCGGATGAAATATATGAAACCTATAAAAAGGGGCAGCCAGCACTTGTAGGTACAGTAAGTATAGAAAAATCTGAATTACTCTCAGATATGTTAAAGAAAAGAGGAGTACCTCATCAGGTTTTAAATGCGAAATTTCATGAAAAAGAGGCAGATATAATTTCCTATGCAGGTCAAAAAGGAACTGTTACTATAGCTACAAATATGGCAGGTCGTGGTACAGATATAAAGCTTGGAAAAGGAGTAGTTGCATTAGATGGATTGAAAATAATAGGAACTGAAAGACATGAATCAAGAAGAATTGACAATCAATTGAGAGGACGTTCTGGACGTCAGGGAGACCCGGGAATGTCAAGATTTTATGTATCTCTTGAAGATGATCTTATGAGAATATTTGGTTCAGACAGGCTGCAGGGTATAGTTGAAAAATTAGGACTTAAAGATGATGAGGCAATAGAAAGTAAAATGGTTTCAAATGCCATAGAAAATGCACAGAAAAAAGTGGAAGGAAATAATTTTGATATAAGAAAAACTTTGCTTCAATATGATGATGTAATAAATAAACAAAGAGAAATTATATATAAGCAGAGATCTCAAGTCCTTGAAGGGGAAGATTTGAAAAATGATGTGCAGGATATGATAAAGAGTTTAATAAACTCCATTGTAGATTCCCATATATCAGGAATAGAAGAGGAATTTGAAGATGAAATAGTAAAATTAATTGAATATATGGAAGATGTATATGTACCTAAAGATTCTGTTAAAAAAGAAGATATTATAAATCTTTCTAATGAAGCTATTAAAGATAAGTTTATAGATATAGCCGAAAAAATCTATGAACAAAAAGAAATAGAATTTACTTCAGAACAAATGAGGGAAATAGAAAGAGTTATACTACTTAGAGTTGTTGACACAAGATGGATGGATCATATAGATGACATGGAACATCTGAAAAGGGCTATTGGACTTAGGGCTTACAGGCAGCAGGAGCCAGCGCAAGCATATCAATTTGAAGGCAGTGAAATGTTTGAGGAAATGATTTATAATATCAAATTGGATACAGTAAAATATCTAATGCATGTGCAAATTGAGAGAGCTCCAGAAAGGGAGAGAGTAGTAAAAAATGTTATAACAAATCAGGAATCAGATTCTACAAGGAAAACGCCTGTAAAGAGAGAAAAGACTGTAGGAAGAAATGATCTTTGTCCGTGTGGTAGTGGTAAAAAGTATAAAAATTGTTGTGGGAGAACTGTTTAA
- a CDS encoding ABC transporter permease yields the protein MNLWELIYSAVLSLRTHKLRVFLTMIGIIIGISSVVIILSIGEGLKAQVNQSTSDVGANTITVNFEPSDVNSTKVDTPFEYKDFQSLKNVDGVESVTKSSSGLEGLVGVVENATFFDKQSYLTINNYDKNSSIVAGRGITQEDDEFKHYVVVLSKDHAKALFGEDVNKGIGKGIKIKDEFFEVIGIENGGSGLLSMQYDYVPKFAKKLLENDISISSIDVKVKQGFSSDSVFKEVKKELETLHPDVKGSYTKGDPKAISKAFEKIISGITIFIAVVSGISLFVGGIGVMNIMYVSVTERRREIGIRRAIGAKPGAILLQFLIESIFITGIGGIIGIVIGYLISLILGAFLPFNPVITIAILIGSSITSITVGIIFGIIPAYKAANLDPIKAIYK from the coding sequence ATGAATTTGTGGGAACTTATATATAGTGCAGTTTTAAGTTTACGTACACATAAGCTTAGAGTTTTTTTGACCATGATAGGAATAATTATTGGAATAAGTTCTGTGGTTATTATTCTTTCTATTGGAGAAGGGTTAAAAGCACAGGTAAATCAATCTACTAGTGATGTGGGGGCAAATACTATTACTGTTAATTTTGAACCTTCAGATGTGAATTCTACAAAAGTAGATACACCATTTGAGTATAAGGACTTTCAATCTCTTAAAAATGTTGATGGTGTAGAAAGTGTTACTAAGAGCAGCAGCGGACTGGAAGGTCTGGTAGGAGTTGTTGAAAATGCAACTTTTTTTGATAAGCAATCTTATCTTACGATAAACAATTATGACAAGAATTCAAGCATTGTGGCAGGGAGAGGCATAACCCAGGAAGACGATGAGTTTAAGCATTATGTGGTGGTGCTTTCAAAAGATCACGCTAAAGCATTGTTTGGAGAAGATGTAAATAAGGGGATTGGAAAGGGAATTAAAATAAAGGATGAGTTTTTTGAAGTTATTGGCATTGAAAATGGAGGTTCAGGTTTATTGTCCATGCAATATGATTATGTGCCTAAATTTGCAAAGAAACTTTTAGAAAATGATATATCAATTTCTTCAATTGATGTTAAAGTTAAGCAGGGATTCAGCTCTGACTCCGTATTTAAAGAAGTAAAAAAAGAACTAGAAACTCTTCACCCAGATGTAAAAGGAAGTTATACTAAGGGGGATCCCAAAGCTATCTCTAAAGCTTTTGAAAAAATAATAAGTGGTATAACTATTTTTATAGCTGTTGTATCAGGAATATCTTTATTTGTGGGTGGAATTGGAGTAATGAATATAATGTATGTATCTGTCACAGAACGTCGTCGTGAAATAGGTATTAGAAGAGCTATAGGTGCAAAACCAGGTGCAATTCTACTGCAGTTTTTAATAGAATCAATATTTATTACAGGTATAGGAGGAATTATTGGAATAGTTATAGGATATCTGATATCCTTAATTTTAGGAGCCTTTTTACCATTCAATCCAGTTATAACCATAGCAATATTAATAGGGTCATCTATTACATCTATTACTGTGGGAATAATTTTTGGGATAATTCCGGCATATAAGGCAGCAAACTTGGATCCTATTAAGGCTATTTATAAGTAA
- a CDS encoding ABC transporter ATP-binding protein codes for MTKHLLEVKGLCKWYEQDKECCHILKNLDFRVEQGSFVVVMGKSGSGKTTLLNILGLLDNFNEGRYLFNGQDVTKMTENQRCSFRNSHIGFIFQQFYLIESLTVAQNIELPLLYHGGYSNEQRIDMVKKSLQNVELEEKFKSYPNELSGGQQQRISIARALVNDPDVILADEPTGALDWKTGLKIIDILVKLNKQNKTIIMVTHDSDLKKYATHCVFLKDGIFSEEDNI; via the coding sequence TTGACAAAGCATCTTCTGGAAGTTAAAGGGTTATGTAAGTGGTATGAACAGGATAAAGAGTGCTGTCATATTTTAAAGAATCTTGATTTTAGAGTGGAACAAGGTTCATTTGTGGTTGTAATGGGAAAGTCAGGCAGTGGAAAGACCACTTTGTTGAATATCCTAGGGCTTCTTGATAATTTCAATGAAGGACGTTATTTATTCAATGGACAAGATGTTACGAAAATGACAGAAAACCAACGTTGCTCATTTAGAAATAGTCATATTGGTTTTATATTTCAGCAATTTTATTTAATTGAATCTCTAACAGTAGCTCAAAACATTGAACTTCCACTATTGTATCATGGAGGATATAGTAACGAGCAAAGAATTGACATGGTAAAAAAAAGTCTTCAAAATGTTGAACTTGAGGAAAAATTTAAAAGTTATCCAAATGAGTTATCTGGGGGGCAACAACAGCGTATTTCAATTGCAAGGGCACTTGTTAATGATCCCGATGTCATTCTGGCAGATGAGCCTACAGGTGCACTGGACTGGAAAACTGGCCTAAAAATCATTGATATATTGGTTAAACTTAATAAACAAAATAAAACTATTATAATGGTAACTCATGATAGTGATCTTAAAAAATACGCTACTCATTGTGTTTTTCTCAAAGACGGTATTTTTTCTGAGGAGGATAATATATGA
- a CDS encoding Yip1 family protein: MDIKENEENLSIDKKIVYFFKKPGIIFSEFIEKPKYLWTMLLIILINIIYGIMQMTTSIDILKKSITDKFKEAAAGTSQALIEKSIEYATSIPIQTVTIIITTIIGIYLGALVYMGLARIFGSKIKYKQIVSVYCLSMLSITIGKIIKWLYMAITSNPLGVKALTKPTLLNGFLDNFDIFNIWQIVLLTIGISVVGKISKKKSFAIVAISCILVMIISLHSYLKL; this comes from the coding sequence ATGGATATTAAAGAAAATGAGGAAAATTTGAGTATTGACAAAAAGATTGTTTATTTTTTCAAGAAACCAGGCATTATTTTTAGTGAATTTATAGAAAAACCTAAGTATTTATGGACTATGCTTTTAATTATTTTAATCAATATAATTTACGGAATCATGCAAATGACTACTTCTATAGATATTTTAAAAAAATCAATTACGGATAAATTTAAAGAAGCAGCGGCTGGCACATCTCAAGCACTTATAGAAAAATCTATAGAATATGCAACCTCAATACCTATACAGACTGTAACTATTATAATAACTACTATAATAGGTATATATTTAGGAGCATTGGTTTACATGGGGCTGGCTAGAATTTTTGGTTCTAAAATAAAATACAAACAGATTGTATCTGTATACTGTTTAAGTATGCTGTCTATAACTATTGGTAAAATTATAAAATGGTTGTATATGGCCATCACAAGTAACCCTTTAGGGGTAAAAGCATTAACTAAACCTACATTACTAAATGGATTTTTAGATAACTTTGATATATTCAATATATGGCAGATAGTATTATTGACTATAGGCATATCCGTAGTTGGAAAGATTTCAAAAAAGAAAAGTTTTGCTATTGTTGCAATTTCCTGCATACTTGTTATGATTATATCTTTACACTCTTATTTAAAACTCTAA
- the hpf gene encoding ribosome hibernation-promoting factor, HPF/YfiA family translates to MKITVNGKNIVLTDALKNAVRKKLSKIDKYFNPDVEAHVTLSVQKNRQRIEVTIPFGGVILRGEEENDDMYASIDLVLDKLEGQIRKQKTKLLKRNNSESLRFQFIPDEKETDNQEHKIVKTKRFAVKPMSSEEAVLQMELLGHSFFVYRDAEQGDVNVIYKRRDGNYGLIEPEF, encoded by the coding sequence ATGAAAATAACTGTGAATGGAAAGAACATAGTACTGACAGATGCATTAAAAAATGCAGTGAGGAAAAAGTTATCTAAAATTGATAAGTATTTCAACCCTGATGTAGAAGCTCATGTTACATTAAGTGTACAAAAAAACAGGCAGAGAATAGAAGTCACAATTCCTTTTGGAGGGGTTATACTAAGAGGAGAAGAAGAAAATGATGATATGTATGCTTCAATTGATTTGGTTTTAGACAAATTAGAAGGGCAGATAAGAAAACAAAAGACGAAGCTTTTAAAGAGAAACAATTCAGAATCTTTAAGATTTCAATTTATACCAGATGAGAAAGAAACTGACAACCAGGAACATAAAATAGTAAAAACTAAAAGGTTTGCAGTGAAGCCTATGTCATCAGAAGAAGCAGTTCTTCAGATGGAACTTTTGGGTCACAGCTTTTTTGTATATCGAGATGCTGAGCAAGGAGATGTAAATGTGATATATAAAAGACGAGATGGAAATTATGGATTGATAGAACCTGAATTTTAA
- a CDS encoding DDE-type integrase/transposase/recombinase, with product MINLLFILLVGKPMFTPASDEPVKKEYRKLQVDKIPIFEIPEKLDYKVLLHNYFESHKKELTPVKPRKNKTIIPKEVKCPKCGAPHQYLYDNNGGRGQYLCKVCNTVFNPKNYFQKSVILKCPYCGKTLEKIKTRKDFYVHKCKNDECDFYKTNLASMTKKEREDFKNNPHNYKVRYITREFTFDYKPFSSKSPVKSKISLPKIMVSSHTLGLIMSYYVNYHMSSRQTASIMRDIHGIKISHQTVLNYADAVSHVVKPFVDNYNYELSNSFCGDETYIKVNGKWQYIFFFFDSVKKIILSYRVSPNRDTLSAVKALDDVLSKLKDIPKKLNFIVDGNPIYLLAQHFFASEDINFDITQVIGLTNNDDVSKEYRPLKQIIERLNRTFKGSYRTTCGFNSSDGSIAFVTLFAAYFNFLRTHSTLNHKVPVQIPVLQSLQTMPARWCKLVELAQDYCISQATS from the coding sequence ATGATTAACCTATTATTTATTCTTTTAGTTGGCAAACCCATGTTTACCCCTGCCTCTGACGAACCAGTAAAAAAGGAATATAGAAAGCTTCAGGTAGACAAAATACCTATATTTGAAATACCTGAAAAGCTTGATTATAAAGTTCTTCTACATAACTATTTTGAAAGTCACAAGAAAGAACTTACACCTGTTAAGCCACGTAAGAATAAAACTATCATTCCTAAAGAAGTTAAGTGTCCTAAATGTGGTGCTCCCCACCAGTATCTTTACGATAATAATGGTGGCAGAGGTCAATACCTTTGTAAGGTATGCAACACAGTATTTAACCCTAAAAATTATTTTCAAAAGTCCGTTATTTTAAAATGTCCTTACTGTGGTAAAACACTTGAAAAAATCAAAACTCGCAAGGACTTTTATGTGCATAAATGTAAGAATGATGAGTGTGATTTTTATAAAACCAATTTAGCTTCAATGACTAAAAAAGAAAGAGAAGACTTTAAAAATAACCCTCACAACTATAAAGTTAGATATATAACTAGGGAATTTACTTTTGACTATAAGCCTTTTAGCAGTAAAAGCCCTGTTAAATCTAAAATTAGTCTGCCTAAAATAATGGTTTCGTCTCATACTTTAGGATTAATTATGTCTTACTACGTAAACTACCATATGTCTTCAAGACAGACGGCTTCAATAATGAGGGATATTCACGGTATTAAAATATCTCATCAAACAGTTTTAAACTACGCTGATGCTGTATCCCATGTGGTAAAGCCCTTTGTTGATAACTACAATTATGAGTTATCTAATTCTTTTTGTGGTGATGAAACATACATAAAAGTTAACGGTAAATGGCAGTATATCTTCTTTTTCTTTGACTCTGTTAAGAAAATTATTCTTTCTTATAGAGTTTCACCAAATAGAGATACTCTTTCAGCAGTTAAAGCTTTAGACGACGTTTTATCAAAGCTTAAGGATATACCTAAAAAACTAAATTTCATTGTTGATGGTAATCCAATCTACTTGTTGGCACAACATTTTTTCGCAAGCGAAGACATTAACTTCGATATTACTCAAGTCATAGGTCTTACAAACAATGATGACGTTTCAAAGGAATACAGACCTTTAAAACAGATAATTGAACGTCTTAATAGAACCTTTAAAGGCAGTTATAGGACAACCTGTGGTTTTAATAGTTCAGATGGTTCTATAGCATTTGTAACATTATTTGCTGCATATTTTAATTTTCTAAGAACTCATTCAACACTTAATCATAAGGTTCCAGTTCAAATACCTGTACTTCAAAGTCTTCAAACCATGCCAGCTCGTTGGTGTAAGCTTGTTGAACTAGCTCAAGACTATTGTATATCACAGGCTACCTCCTAA
- a CDS encoding efflux RND transporter periplasmic adaptor subunit produces MKDRKKILIIGSAVGVIIILFVVTLFLNYNKRNAHKNDSLFDIYTIPAQQNIFLDGEVQYSRKLNFTEDATKGTVDKINVEDKEQVGEGQTLFTYKNDQMIEQYDTLTQQLNSIETQAKSMANVQNSTQISEINSQKTSLKQQLNNIKDKRYTTISAPFDGIVSMISDNEDSTNKIILTLIDPKMQVVASVSEKDVLKLKESQKIKITVYGTNEEFKGTISSISTEPSQAQAIQGAPASNLTQATGSSLSYYPVYIDIDNHQGIYAGFHIQGTAVDESELPKIPVSSVFNDNGHKSVWLVKNKKLRKVRVRVEKYNNTYVQVKSGLDFNDKIMKNPSSEMKEGDSIDKASSGS; encoded by the coding sequence ATGAAAGATAGAAAAAAAATATTAATTATTGGTTCTGCTGTTGGTGTAATTATTATATTGTTTGTTGTAACACTTTTTTTAAATTATAATAAACGAAACGCACATAAAAATGATTCATTATTTGATATATATACTATTCCAGCACAGCAGAATATATTTTTAGACGGAGAGGTTCAATATTCCAGGAAATTAAATTTTACTGAAGATGCAACTAAGGGAACCGTTGATAAAATAAATGTGGAGGACAAAGAACAGGTAGGAGAGGGGCAAACTTTATTCACCTATAAGAATGACCAGATGATAGAGCAATATGACACTCTCACCCAGCAGCTTAACAGTATTGAGACTCAAGCAAAATCCATGGCAAATGTACAAAATAGTACTCAAATTTCTGAAATCAATAGTCAGAAGACAAGTTTAAAACAGCAGTTAAACAATATTAAGGATAAACGATATACTACAATTTCCGCTCCCTTTGATGGTATCGTTTCAATGATATCAGATAATGAGGATAGTACTAATAAAATTATTTTGACATTGATTGACCCTAAAATGCAGGTAGTAGCTAGTGTTAGTGAAAAAGATGTGTTAAAACTTAAAGAAAGTCAAAAAATAAAGATTACTGTGTATGGTACAAATGAAGAATTTAAAGGCACTATTAGTTCCATTAGTACTGAACCATCACAAGCACAGGCTATTCAAGGTGCTCCAGCCTCAAACTTAACACAAGCTACAGGAAGCAGTCTGTCTTATTACCCTGTTTATATTGATATAGACAATCATCAGGGCATATATGCAGGTTTTCATATTCAGGGAACTGCGGTGGATGAAAGTGAACTGCCCAAAATTCCAGTATCCTCAGTTTTTAATGATAATGGACATAAATCTGTATGGCTTGTAAAAAATAAAAAATTAAGAAAAGTACGTGTAAGGGTTGAAAAATATAATAATACATATGTGCAGGTGAAAAGTGGTTTAGATTTTAATGATAAAATTATGAAAAATCCATCTAGTGAAATGAAAGAAGGGGACAGCATTGACAAAGCATCTTCTGGAAGTTAA